The DNA sequence AAGAAGCTTGCGGCGATCATCAAGCTGCAGATCAAGGCGGGTGCGGCCAACCCCGCGCCGCCGGTCGGCCCGGCGCTGGGTCAGCACGGCGTCAACATCATGGAGTTCTGCAAGGCCTACAACGCCGCGACCGAGTCGCAGCGCGGGGACGTCGTCCCGGTCGAGATCTCCGTCTACGAAGACCGGTCGTTCGACTTCAAGCTGAAGACGCCGCCGGCCGCCAAGCTGCTGCTGAAGGCCGCGGGCGTGGAGAAGGGCTCCGGCGAGCCGCACAAGACCAAGGTCGCCAAGGTCACCTGGGACCAGGTCCGCGAGATCGCCAAGACCAAGGAGACCGACCTCAACGCGCACGACATCGACCAGGCCGCGAAGATCATCGCCGGCACCGCCCGGTCGATGGGCATCACGGTCGTCGACGCCTGAGTTTTTCAGCAGTACGTGGGAGAGCCGAGTGCTGGCTCTGACACCA is a window from the Amycolatopsis sp. cg9 genome containing:
- the rplK gene encoding 50S ribosomal protein L11 → MPPKKKKLAAIIKLQIKAGAANPAPPVGPALGQHGVNIMEFCKAYNAATESQRGDVVPVEISVYEDRSFDFKLKTPPAAKLLLKAAGVEKGSGEPHKTKVAKVTWDQVREIAKTKETDLNAHDIDQAAKIIAGTARSMGITVVDA